One region of Eriocheir sinensis breed Jianghai 21 chromosome 36, ASM2467909v1, whole genome shotgun sequence genomic DNA includes:
- the LOC127007732 gene encoding probable serine racemase isoform X1, which produces MAAPFSLREVREASSRAGRWLHRTPVLTSRCLDQLAGRQLFFKAENLQKTGSFKARGACNAVFIEKENNPDSPGVVTHSTGNHGQAVAYAAKCAGLPCSVVVPKDTPKVKCSAIEGYGAKLVFCEPSPQARKETCAAIANEMGQTIIHPYDDYRVMAGQATIALELLEEVPDLDAILVPISGGGMTSGIAVAAQEMQPNCKVFPVEPFGKFLERCLQSRQRLWPNPPQFLDTIADAIRTQQVGDLTFPILCDFAEHKVFTITDEQMVEGMKLTFERLKMVVEVASGAAVYAALHRLKEVSPPPQKVGVILCGGNVDLDRLPWNT; this is translated from the exons ATGGCAGCCCCGTTCAGCCTGCGGGAGGTGCGCGAGGCGTCCAGCAGGGCAGGCCGCTGGCTGCACCGCACCCCCGTCCTCACCTCTCGGTGCCTCGACCAGCTCGCTGGCAGGCAGCTCTTCTTCAAGGCCGAGAACCTGCAGAAGACAGGCTCCTTCAAGGCGCGAGGGGCCTGCAACGCG GTGTTCATCGAGAAAGAGAACAATCCTGACAGCCCTGGCGTGGTCACCCACAGCACAGGCAACCATGGCCAAGCTGTAGCCTATGCTGCCA AGTGTGCAGGGCTGCcatgcagtgtggtggtgcctaAAGACACCCCCAAGGTCAAGTGCAGTGCCATAGAGGGGTATGGTGCCAAGCTGGTCTTCTGTGAGCCATCTCCACAGGCACG CAAAGAAACATGTGCTGCCATTGCCAACGAGATGGGCCAGACCATCATCCATCCTTATGACGACTACCGGGTGATGGCTGGCCAGGCTACCATCGCCCTGGAGCTCCTGGAGGAG GTGCCAGATTTAGATGCTATTCTGGTGCCCATCAGTGGAGGGGGAATGACATCCGGCATTGCTGTAGCAGCCCAAGAGATGCAACCCAATTGCAAAG TGTTTCCTGTTGAGCCATTTGGGAAGTTCCTAGAAAGGTGCCTTCAGAGTCGGCAGCGCTTGTGGCCAAACCCACCTCAGTTCTTAGATACCATTGCTGATGCTATCAGGACTCAGCAG GTGGGTGACTTGACCTTTCCCATCTTGTGTGACTTTGCTGAGCACAAAGTTTTCACCATCACTGATGAACAGATGGTTGAGGGCATGAAGCTGACTTTTGAGCGTCTGAAG atggtggtggaggtggcttcAGGGGCAGCAGTGTATGCAGCCTTGCACCGCCTGAAGGAGGTCAGCCCGCCACCACAGAAGGTCGGGGTCATCCTGTGTGGTGGCAATGTTGACCTCGATCGCCTTCCATGGAACACCTGA
- the LOC127007732 gene encoding probable serine racemase isoform X2 codes for MAAPFSLREVREASSRAGRWLHRTPVLTSRCLDQLAGRQLFFKAENLQKTGSFKARGACNAVFIEKENNPDSPGVVTHSTGNHGQAVAYAAKCAGLPCSVVVPKDTPKVKCSAIEGYGAKLVFCEPSPQARKETCAAIANEMGQTIIHPYDDYRVMAGQATIALELLEEVPDLDAILVPISGGGMTSGIAVAAQEMQPNCKVFAVEPVGKDLQRCLEKGEKIYSGPNKFLDTVADSIRIQQVGDLTFPILCDFAEHKVFTITDEQMVEGMKLTFERLKMVVEVASGAAVYAALHRLKEVSPPPQKVGVILCGGNVDLDRLPWNT; via the exons ATGGCAGCCCCGTTCAGCCTGCGGGAGGTGCGCGAGGCGTCCAGCAGGGCAGGCCGCTGGCTGCACCGCACCCCCGTCCTCACCTCTCGGTGCCTCGACCAGCTCGCTGGCAGGCAGCTCTTCTTCAAGGCCGAGAACCTGCAGAAGACAGGCTCCTTCAAGGCGCGAGGGGCCTGCAACGCG GTGTTCATCGAGAAAGAGAACAATCCTGACAGCCCTGGCGTGGTCACCCACAGCACAGGCAACCATGGCCAAGCTGTAGCCTATGCTGCCA AGTGTGCAGGGCTGCcatgcagtgtggtggtgcctaAAGACACCCCCAAGGTCAAGTGCAGTGCCATAGAGGGGTATGGTGCCAAGCTGGTCTTCTGTGAGCCATCTCCACAGGCACG CAAAGAAACATGTGCTGCCATTGCCAACGAGATGGGCCAGACCATCATCCATCCTTATGACGACTACCGGGTGATGGCTGGCCAGGCTACCATCGCCCTGGAGCTCCTGGAGGAG GTGCCAGATTTAGATGCTATTCTGGTGCCCATCAGTGGAGGGGGAATGACATCCGGCATTGCTGTAGCAGCCCAAGAGATGCAACCCAATTGCAAAG TGTTTGCTGTTGAACCAGTGGGCAAAGACCTCCAGAGGTGtttagagaaaggagaaaagatctATTCAGGCCCTAATAAGTTCTTGGATACAGTGGCAGATTCCATTAGAATCCAGCAG GTGGGTGACTTGACCTTTCCCATCTTGTGTGACTTTGCTGAGCACAAAGTTTTCACCATCACTGATGAACAGATGGTTGAGGGCATGAAGCTGACTTTTGAGCGTCTGAAG atggtggtggaggtggcttcAGGGGCAGCAGTGTATGCAGCCTTGCACCGCCTGAAGGAGGTCAGCCCGCCACCACAGAAGGTCGGGGTCATCCTGTGTGGTGGCAATGTTGACCTCGATCGCCTTCCATGGAACACCTGA